GCGGAAGCTGTTCGACGGTCTGACCGACGCCTCGCTGTTGCACGAGCTGTTCCCCGGTGGACGCACCGTCGGCCGTCTGGCCTGGCACATCGCCCAGTCGATTCCCGAGATGCTGAACCGCACGGGCCTCGCGGTCAGCGGCGCCGGCGAGCATGACGCCGTGCCCGCGCACGCTGCGGAGATTGCCGCCGCCTATCGCACCGCCGCCGCCTCACTGAGCGAACAGCTCTCCACGAAGTGGACCGACGCCACCTTGTCCGAAACCGACGACATGTACGGCGAAACCTGGCCGCGCGGTGTCACGCTCGATGTGCTGATCAAGCATCAGGCGCATCACCGCGGCCAGCTCACGATCGGCATGCGCCAAGCCGGACTGGTCATTCCCGGCATGTACGGGCCGGCGAAGGAAGAATGGAGCGCGATGGGAATGGCGGCGCCGGAGTGAGGTCGTAACTGCCAGGGGCGCTAAGAATCAACGGCGCTAAGAGTCAAAAGCGCTAAAAGTCAAAGGCGCTAAGAATCAACGGCGCGAAGAACCAACGGCGCGAAGAACCAACGGCGCGACGCATGGAACGCGAAAACGGCGAACCGCGCTCTGAGCGCTGGTTCGCCGTTTACTCTTAGCGCGGTTGATTGTTAGCGCTGCTCACTCTTAGCGCCGTTGATTCTTAGCGCCTTTGGCGGTTTACCGCCGCGCTACTGGTTCCATTCGCATCACGGCGCTTGGCTTCTGCTGCTGATCGTCGATGGAGAAGTAGATGAAGCCATCCGGTCCCTGTCGCACGTCGCGGATGCGTCCCTGGTTGCGCACGAGGTTGTCCTCGACGTTGAACACCTTGCCGTCGTACGTGAGACGCACGATGCGCTGGCCGGCGAGTCCGCCCACGAAGAAGCTGCCCTTCCACGCCGGGAACTTGTCGCCGGTGTAGATCATGAGGCTCGACGTTGCAATCGAGGGCACCCAGACGTTCTTCGCGTTCTCCATGCCGGCCTTCATCGTGCCAGCGTGAATCGCGACGCCAGGGCCGTAGTTCACACCGAAACCGACCACGGGCCACCCATAGTTGAGCCCCTTCTGGACCAGGTTGAGTTCATCGCCGCCCTGCGGGCCGTGCTCGGTGGCCCAGACGTCACCCGTGG
This genomic window from Gemmatimonas sp. contains:
- a CDS encoding DinB family protein, giving the protein MYASLAAFHASWKYESDSTRKLFDGLTDASLLHELFPGGRTVGRLAWHIAQSIPEMLNRTGLAVSGAGEHDAVPAHAAEIAAAYRTAAASLSEQLSTKWTDATLSETDDMYGETWPRGVTLDVLIKHQAHHRGQLTIGMRQAGLVIPGMYGPAKEEWSAMGMAAPE